Proteins encoded within one genomic window of Bacillus thuringiensis:
- the prpE gene encoding bis(5'-nucleosyl)-tetraphosphatase PrpE, producing MKYDIIGDIHGCFQEFQDLTTKLGYNWNSDLPIHPDQRQIAFVGDITDRGPHSLRMIEIVWELVINKKVAYYAPGNHCNKLYRFFLGRNVTIAHGLETTVAEYEALPSHKQSIIKEKFITLYEQSPLYHVLDEKRLLVCHAGIRQDYIGRQDKKVQTFVLYGDITGEKHADGSPVRRDWAKEYKGQAWIVYGHTPVKEPRFVNHTVNIDTGAVFGGKLTGLRYPEMETVSVPSSLPFVPEKFRPIS from the coding sequence ATGAAATATGACATTATAGGGGATATACATGGATGCTTCCAAGAGTTCCAAGACTTAACGACGAAACTCGGATATAACTGGAATAGTGACCTGCCAATTCACCCTGATCAACGTCAAATTGCGTTTGTTGGTGATATTACTGATCGAGGCCCTCATTCATTACGTATGATTGAAATTGTATGGGAACTTGTCATAAATAAAAAAGTAGCTTATTACGCTCCGGGAAATCACTGTAATAAACTATACCGATTTTTCCTTGGGCGTAATGTAACAATCGCTCATGGGCTCGAAACAACTGTTGCTGAATATGAAGCACTGCCTTCTCATAAACAAAGCATTATAAAAGAAAAATTCATCACACTTTACGAGCAATCTCCTTTATATCACGTACTCGATGAGAAAAGGTTACTTGTATGTCACGCCGGAATTCGGCAAGATTATATAGGAAGACAAGATAAAAAAGTACAAACCTTTGTATTATATGGTGATATTACAGGAGAAAAACACGCTGACGGCTCACCTGTCCGTCGCGACTGGGCAAAAGAATATAAAGGACAAGCTTGGATTGTATATGGACATACACCTGTAAAAGAACCTCGCTTTGTAAATCATACAGTCAATATTGACACTGGCGCTGTATTTGGCGGCAAACTAACTGGACTACGTTATCCCGAAATGGAGACCGTTTCAGTCCCTTCCTCCCTGCCTTTTGTCCCTGAGAAATTCCGCCCAATTTCATAA
- a CDS encoding FtsW/RodA/SpoVE family cell cycle protein, translating into MKDPNSQYQIDYVLLFILFAIGIVSCFAIASAQASLPSFLQNINFVLKQIQWYFIGFIAIGVIMIIDFDRYQKIAWYLYSFALVLLIGLELQVPGAITIKGATAWYKLPGIGNFQPSEIMKLFLIIVTGRIIANHNEKYFCRTIHDDFLLLGKICATSLPPLLLIAKEPDLGNTMVISAMLAAMILVSGIRWRFIFGLISGIFATGFTLTYIFFTHTKFFKAHILQEYQLNRFYGWLAPYKYDAQGYQLRQAFLATGSGEMQGKGWENGQVYFPEPHTDFIFTNVAEQFGFLGASVIIALFFLLIFRMIHIALESNDPFGSYICAGTIGMFTFQVFQNIGMTIGLLPITGITLPLMSYGGSSLLTYMIAIGFVLNVRSRTKIFMFN; encoded by the coding sequence TTGAAAGATCCAAATTCTCAATATCAAATAGACTACGTATTACTATTCATCTTATTTGCCATTGGGATTGTTAGTTGCTTTGCAATTGCAAGTGCACAAGCCTCTTTACCATCATTTTTGCAAAATATAAATTTTGTATTAAAGCAAATCCAATGGTACTTCATTGGGTTTATAGCCATTGGTGTAATTATGATTATTGATTTTGATCGTTATCAAAAAATTGCTTGGTATTTATATAGCTTTGCATTGGTACTACTTATTGGACTAGAACTTCAAGTACCAGGCGCCATTACAATTAAAGGTGCTACCGCTTGGTACAAGCTTCCAGGTATCGGAAATTTCCAGCCTTCTGAAATTATGAAATTGTTTTTAATTATCGTCACCGGACGAATTATAGCAAATCACAATGAGAAATATTTTTGCCGAACAATACACGACGATTTTTTATTACTCGGAAAAATATGCGCAACAAGTTTGCCGCCCCTACTACTTATTGCAAAGGAACCTGATTTAGGAAACACAATGGTAATTTCCGCTATGCTCGCAGCAATGATACTAGTTTCTGGTATACGTTGGCGTTTTATTTTCGGATTAATTTCCGGTATTTTTGCAACTGGCTTTACATTAACTTATATTTTTTTTACTCATACAAAATTCTTTAAAGCACACATTTTACAAGAATATCAATTAAATCGCTTCTACGGATGGTTAGCGCCATACAAATATGATGCGCAAGGCTATCAATTAAGACAAGCTTTCTTAGCTACTGGATCAGGGGAAATGCAAGGAAAAGGTTGGGAAAATGGACAAGTATACTTTCCTGAACCACATACAGATTTTATTTTCACTAATGTCGCTGAACAATTCGGTTTTTTAGGCGCAAGTGTCATTATTGCACTTTTTTTCCTACTTATTTTCCGCATGATTCATATCGCTTTAGAAAGTAATGACCCTTTCGGTAGTTACATTTGTGCTGGTACAATCGGAATGTTTACTTTTCAAGTATTTCAAAATATCGGGATGACCATTGGATTATTACCTATTACAGGAATCACATTACCCCTTATGAGCTACGGAGGAAGTTCCTTACTCACATACATGATAGCGATTGGATTTGTTTTAAACGTTCGCTCAAGAACGAAAATCTTTATGTTCAACTGA
- a CDS encoding glycosyltransferase family 2 protein produces the protein MDNIKNPPLVSILIPTYNRPHYFKIALESALAQTYSNIEIIVGDDSTNNETEKLIYRDYLHKHKHITYIRNPSTLGQFHNALMLLEQSNGEYINFLMDDDIFCNNKIEKMMFYFQQDLNKNLALITSYRTWINDDGDIIEQHPSMKKLYDEDTLLNGKDFGNRMLLAGQNIIGEPTIVLFRKSLLTEPFGTLNGRKYGCSVDMASWIHLLSKGDAMYITEPLSSFRVHSGQQVRHKFLEGCEDFSHLVLTSKKYGFLQDPKHYKKGLIRAYGWYKNAFKYYNLFPNLIPDINTHARLSYCLNMITKELRAI, from the coding sequence ATGGATAATATAAAAAATCCACCTCTCGTTTCCATCCTTATTCCCACCTATAATCGACCACATTATTTTAAAATTGCTCTAGAAAGTGCCTTAGCACAAACGTATTCAAATATTGAAATTATTGTAGGAGACGATAGCACAAATAATGAAACAGAAAAATTAATATACAGAGATTATTTACATAAGCATAAACATATAACGTACATTCGAAATCCCTCTACTTTAGGACAATTTCATAACGCCCTTATGCTCTTAGAACAGTCAAATGGAGAGTACATAAATTTCTTAATGGACGATGATATATTTTGTAATAATAAAATTGAAAAAATGATGTTTTATTTCCAACAAGACTTAAATAAAAACCTTGCACTTATCACATCCTATCGTACTTGGATCAATGATGATGGAGATATAATTGAACAACACCCCTCCATGAAAAAATTATATGATGAAGATACTCTACTCAATGGGAAAGATTTTGGAAACCGTATGCTTTTGGCGGGACAAAATATTATCGGCGAACCTACAATCGTACTCTTTAGAAAAAGTCTATTAACAGAACCTTTCGGCACTTTAAATGGCAGAAAATATGGTTGTAGTGTTGATATGGCCTCTTGGATCCATTTACTTTCAAAAGGTGATGCCATGTATATCACTGAGCCTTTAAGTTCCTTCCGCGTTCATTCTGGACAGCAAGTACGTCACAAATTCCTTGAAGGCTGTGAAGATTTTTCTCATCTCGTTTTAACCTCAAAAAAGTATGGTTTCTTACAAGACCCCAAACATTATAAAAAGGGTTTGATAAGAGCTTACGGATGGTATAAAAATGCGTTCAAATATTACAATCTATTTCCGAACCTCATTCCAGATATAAATACACATGCACGTCTTTCCTATTGTTTAAATATGATTACAAAAGAACTCCGTGCCATATAA
- a CDS encoding class I SAM-dependent methyltransferase: MNENEKKITLIPPPELVQYVGGDFEEVGKEFIQYFIEIGNLKSNETVLDVGCGIGRMAVPLMNYLSDDGAYYGFDLFNKGITWCKNNISTRRNNFHFEHVDIYNQFYNPDGKEDASQYKFPYEDESFDFIFLTSVFTHLLPKELEHYLSEISRVLKKDGRCFITFFLINPESSYYLNAGLSTLGFYHQIDNCYVLNKDIPNFAVAYPEEDIRTLLNKYGLEVQTPSHYGSWCGRTEHTSYQDIILTQKISER, from the coding sequence ATGAACGAAAATGAGAAAAAAATCACATTAATTCCACCCCCAGAACTCGTTCAATATGTAGGTGGTGACTTTGAAGAAGTCGGAAAAGAGTTTATACAGTATTTTATTGAAATTGGCAATTTAAAATCAAATGAAACAGTGTTAGATGTAGGATGCGGTATCGGCCGGATGGCGGTTCCATTAATGAACTATTTAAGCGATGATGGTGCTTATTATGGATTTGACTTATTTAATAAGGGCATTACATGGTGCAAAAATAACATTTCAACACGCCGTAACAATTTTCATTTTGAACATGTCGATATATATAACCAATTCTACAATCCCGATGGAAAAGAAGATGCTTCCCAATACAAGTTTCCATATGAAGATGAATCATTTGACTTTATTTTTTTAACGTCTGTATTTACCCATCTTCTCCCGAAAGAATTAGAGCATTACTTAAGTGAAATTTCTCGAGTTTTGAAAAAAGATGGGAGATGTTTTATTACTTTCTTTTTAATTAATCCTGAATCTTCCTATTACTTAAATGCAGGACTAAGTACGTTAGGTTTTTATCACCAAATTGACAATTGTTATGTTCTAAATAAAGATATCCCGAATTTCGCAGTTGCCTATCCTGAGGAAGATATTCGTACTCTATTAAATAAATATGGGCTAGAAGTGCAGACTCCTTCCCATTATGGTTCATGGTGTGGCAGAACTGAACACACAAGTTATCAAGATATTATTCTTACACAAAAAATTTCTGAAAGGTAG
- a CDS encoding TylF/MycF family methyltransferase — translation MENKSAVQLYLELLKKTILFEIWLEYEPYLPASLHISKELSYEPVTVPLPLFLKQYVENHNLKIVNPNVSNNERQGGKDWPRAAHSMVGRKRMNQLQEAMETVVRENIEGDFIETGVWRGGSCIFMNGFLQANNIKDRTVWVADSFEGLPAPNLEQYPKDYGDYLHTFDYLRVSLETVQENFKKYDLLNDQVKFLKGWFKDTLPSAPVEKIAIARLDGDMYESTMDSLVNLYDKVSTGGFIIIDDYGLITCAEAVTDFRSERNIKAPMTQIDDFGIYWRKE, via the coding sequence ATGGAAAATAAATCGGCTGTCCAGCTTTATCTTGAGTTACTAAAGAAAACAATTTTATTTGAAATATGGTTAGAATACGAACCATACTTACCTGCTTCGTTACATATATCTAAAGAACTATCATATGAACCAGTTACGGTTCCACTTCCTTTATTTCTTAAGCAGTATGTAGAAAATCACAATTTAAAAATCGTTAATCCTAACGTTTCAAACAATGAGCGTCAAGGTGGCAAGGATTGGCCAAGAGCTGCACACAGTATGGTTGGGCGAAAGCGTATGAATCAATTACAAGAGGCGATGGAAACTGTAGTCAGGGAAAATATAGAAGGCGATTTTATTGAAACTGGTGTATGGCGCGGAGGATCATGCATTTTTATGAATGGATTTTTACAAGCAAACAACATTAAGGATCGTACTGTTTGGGTTGCCGATTCGTTTGAAGGTCTGCCCGCACCTAACTTAGAACAATATCCGAAAGATTACGGTGATTATTTGCACACATTTGATTACTTACGAGTTTCTTTAGAAACAGTGCAAGAAAACTTTAAAAAATACGATTTATTAAATGATCAGGTAAAATTTTTAAAGGGTTGGTTTAAAGATACATTGCCTTCAGCACCGGTAGAAAAAATTGCAATTGCTCGCCTTGATGGTGATATGTATGAATCAACGATGGATAGTCTTGTAAATTTATATGATAAAGTTTCAACAGGTGGCTTTATTATTATTGATGATTATGGATTGATAACATGCGCAGAGGCTGTAACAGATTTCAGAAGTGAAAGAAATATAAAAGCTCCTATGACTCAAATTGATGATTTCGGTATTTATTGGCGAAAGGAATAG
- a CDS encoding BclA C-terminal domain-containing protein, with translation MSNNNYSDGLNPDESLSASAFDPNLVGPTLPPIPPFTLPTGPTGPTGPTGPTGPTVPTGPTGPTGPTGDTGTTGPTGPTGPTGPTGDTGATGPTGPTGDTGATGPTGPTGDTGATGPTGPTGDTGATGPTGPTGATGPTGPTGPTGPTGPSGLGLPAGLYAFNSGGISLDLGLNAPVPFNTVGSQFGTAISQLDADTFVISETGFYKITVIVYTAAVSLLGGLTIQVNGVPVPGTGTTLISVGAPIVVQAITQITTTPSLVEVIVTGLGLSLALGTSASIIIEKIA, from the coding sequence ATGTCAAATAATAATTATTCAGATGGATTGAATCCCGATGAATCTTTATCAGCTAGTGCATTTGACCCTAATCTTGTAGGGCCAACATTACCACCAATACCACCGTTTACACTTCCTACCGGACCGACTGGGCCGACTGGACCGACTGGGCCTACCGGGCCAACTGTACCAACTGGGCCAACTGGACCGACTGGACCGACTGGTGACACTGGTACAACTGGACCAACCGGGCCAACTGGACCAACCGGGCCAACTGGTGACACTGGTGCTACTGGACCAACCGGGCCAACTGGTGACACTGGTGCTACTGGACCAACTGGGCCAACTGGTGACACTGGTGCTACTGGACCAACTGGGCCAACTGGTGACACTGGTGCTACTGGACCAACTGGGCCAACTGGTGCTACCGGACCGACTGGGCCGACTGGGCCAACTGGACCGACTGGACCATCAGGGCTAGGACTTCCAGCAGGATTATATGCATTTAACTCCGGTGGAATTTCTTTGGATCTTGGACTTAATGCTCCAGTACCATTTAATACTGTTGGATCTCAGTTTGGCACAGCAATTTCTCAATTAGATGCCGATACTTTCGTAATTAGTGAAACTGGATTCTATAAAATCACTGTTATCGTATATACTGCAGCCGTAAGTCTATTAGGAGGACTTACAATCCAAGTAAATGGGGTACCTGTCCCTGGTACTGGAACGACTTTAATCTCAGTTGGAGCACCTATCGTTGTTCAAGCAATTACGCAAATTACGACAACTCCATCATTAGTTGAAGTAATTGTTACAGGACTTGGATTATCATTAGCTCTTGGTACGAGTGCATCCATTATTATTGAAAAAATCGCTTAA
- a CDS encoding glycosyltransferase, which yields MLNKQGITISLCMIVRDEEDTIGRCLDAVGKIVDEIIIVDTGSIDRTKEIVAQYTSNIYDFPWINDFAAARNFSFSKATQEYILWLDADDVLLEDAQEALKLLKRELDPKIDAVSMPYHLALDSSGKPLYCTKRNRLVKREKQFQWFGKVHEYLAISGETFSSNVAITHKKEKKVTNRNLKIFQDAVAAGEELSPRDLFYYANESMDNQKYDDAVMLYETFLNQDEGWYEEKIYACGKLGDCYAKLGSWEKAIESCVKSFRYDVPRGENCTRIGYIYMEQQKYNEAIFWFKLATEVPMATESPFHSPASYTWLPYLQMCICYSKLGEQDKAYYYNELAASYVPNNAAIEYNRKYFRGVFDKQYKSL from the coding sequence ATGTTGAACAAGCAAGGAATTACAATTAGTTTATGTATGATTGTTCGAGATGAGGAGGATACAATAGGTCGATGTTTAGATGCAGTCGGAAAAATTGTTGATGAAATTATTATAGTTGATACAGGTTCCATTGATCGAACGAAAGAAATTGTAGCTCAATATACCTCTAACATATATGACTTTCCATGGATTAATGATTTTGCGGCAGCGAGAAATTTTTCTTTTTCAAAAGCAACGCAAGAGTATATATTGTGGCTAGATGCAGATGACGTATTATTAGAAGATGCTCAAGAAGCATTGAAACTCTTAAAAAGAGAATTAGATCCTAAAATTGATGCTGTTTCGATGCCTTATCATCTTGCATTGGATTCTAGCGGGAAACCTTTATATTGTACAAAAAGAAATCGACTTGTAAAGCGTGAAAAACAATTTCAATGGTTTGGAAAGGTTCATGAATATTTAGCTATTTCTGGTGAAACTTTTAGTAGTAATGTTGCTATTACACATAAAAAAGAAAAAAAGGTAACAAATCGTAATTTGAAAATTTTTCAAGATGCTGTAGCAGCTGGAGAAGAATTGAGTCCGAGAGATTTATTTTATTACGCGAATGAATCTATGGATAATCAAAAATATGATGATGCAGTTATGCTATATGAAACATTCCTTAATCAAGACGAAGGATGGTATGAAGAGAAAATTTATGCATGTGGTAAGTTAGGGGATTGCTATGCAAAGCTTGGATCATGGGAAAAGGCAATTGAATCTTGCGTGAAGTCGTTTCGATATGATGTTCCTAGAGGAGAGAATTGTACAAGAATAGGATATATATATATGGAACAACAAAAATATAACGAAGCGATATTTTGGTTTAAACTTGCAACGGAAGTACCAATGGCGACGGAGAGTCCGTTTCATAGTCCAGCGAGCTACACATGGCTTCCCTATTTACAAATGTGTATTTGTTATAGCAAGTTAGGAGAGCAAGATAAAGCTTATTATTACAATGAACTAGCAGCTTCTTATGTTCCGAATAATGCTGCAATTGAATATAACCGCAAATATTTTCGGGGTGTTTTTGATAAACAATATAAATCGTTATAG
- a CDS encoding class I SAM-dependent methyltransferase: protein MNPQKNSLYEEKSVHYYNAVNPNLLKHIKKEWKEVLDIGCSSGALGAAIKENGTRVSGIEAFPEAAEKAKEKLDHVVLGDIETMDIPYEKEQFDCVIFGDVLEHLFDPWAVIEKVKPYIKENGVILASIPNVAHISVLAPLLAGNWTYTEYGLLDKTHIRFFTFNEMLRMFLKAGYSISKVDRVYVDHKMYEPLIEELYGICKKYRLGSGFMAETVVFQYIIEAEKSQL, encoded by the coding sequence ATGAATCCCCAAAAAAATTCTTTATATGAAGAAAAATCTGTGCATTATTATAATGCAGTGAATCCGAATTTATTAAAGCATATAAAAAAGGAATGGAAAGAAGTTCTTGATATCGGTTGCTCGAGCGGTGCATTGGGAGCGGCTATTAAAGAAAATGGAACACGTGTATCAGGAATTGAGGCATTCCCAGAGGCAGCAGAAAAAGCAAAAGAAAAACTAGATCATGTTGTTTTAGGTGATATAGAAACAATGGATATACCGTATGAGAAGGAGCAATTTGATTGCGTCATATTTGGGGATGTATTAGAGCATTTATTTGATCCGTGGGCTGTAATAGAAAAAGTAAAGCCATATATAAAAGAAAATGGTGTGATTTTAGCAAGTATACCAAACGTTGCTCACATTTCAGTATTAGCGCCGTTACTTGCTGGAAATTGGACGTATACAGAATATGGTTTATTAGATAAAACGCATATTCGTTTCTTTACATTTAATGAAATGCTCCGAATGTTTTTAAAAGCAGGTTATTCGATTAGTAAAGTAGATCGTGTATATGTTGATCATAAAATGTACGAACCACTTATTGAGGAATTATATGGAATTTGTAAAAAATATCGTCTTGGAAGTGGCTTCATGGCTGAGACGGTCGTATTTCAGTATATTATTGAAGCAGAAAAATCACAGCTATGA
- a CDS encoding glycosyltransferase family protein: protein MSAAEKTILFVTCINDRKMYAQCVRHILSLAVPPGYTVQFMPIRNAKSMTSGYNQAISHPAKYKVYIHQDVFIMNVAFLYGLLQLFDEHEHLGMIGMIGAQYVPPNGIWNEGKGVVGKVIGYMNDLFYMATQEQPYHDSKTFMPVECIDGLLMATQYDIPWREDLFDGFDYYDVSQSFEFRKAGYTVGVPVQRDAWCIHYHIDVNMTNYDKYRKIFVENYMSDVNQDE, encoded by the coding sequence ATGAGTGCTGCTGAAAAAACAATATTATTTGTTACATGTATAAATGATCGGAAAATGTATGCACAGTGTGTACGACATATATTGAGCTTAGCAGTGCCTCCAGGGTATACTGTACAATTTATGCCAATTCGGAATGCGAAAAGTATGACGAGCGGATATAATCAAGCGATTTCGCATCCAGCGAAATATAAAGTATATATACACCAAGATGTTTTCATTATGAATGTGGCATTTTTATATGGATTACTTCAATTATTTGACGAACATGAACATCTTGGAATGATTGGAATGATTGGAGCCCAATATGTTCCTCCAAACGGGATATGGAATGAAGGCAAGGGAGTTGTTGGGAAAGTAATTGGTTATATGAACGATTTATTTTATATGGCAACTCAAGAACAGCCGTATCATGACTCAAAAACATTTATGCCTGTGGAATGTATCGACGGTTTATTGATGGCAACGCAATACGATATTCCCTGGCGAGAAGACTTGTTTGATGGGTTTGACTATTATGATGTATCTCAGTCATTTGAATTTAGAAAAGCTGGCTATACAGTTGGGGTTCCTGTACAGCGTGATGCGTGGTGCATTCACTATCATATTGATGTGAATATGACCAACTATGACAAGTATAGAAAGATATTTGTGGAGAACTATATGTCAGATGTAAATCAAGACGAATAG
- a CDS encoding glycosyltransferase family protein, whose translation MKDRTILVVVCVNNEELFEQCERQIRNLFVPPDYVVQIFPIRDAKSMASAYNRALSYPAKYKVYIHQDTYLINREMFYTLISLFKDNEKLGLIGVAGAQFLPSNGIWWEGKNLVGKVIEYRRRNYQLLNLDQGFYGSQSFMSVQAIDGLFMATQYDIPWREDLFQGFHFYDVSQSLEFQRAGYLIGIPNQSNLWCIHYNGDEFDADTYEKDRKVFVEQYKDILSPS comes from the coding sequence ATGAAGGATCGTACAATATTAGTTGTTGTTTGTGTAAATAATGAAGAGCTATTTGAACAATGCGAGAGACAAATAAGAAACCTTTTTGTTCCCCCTGATTATGTCGTACAAATTTTTCCGATACGAGATGCGAAAAGTATGGCAAGCGCATATAACCGAGCACTTTCATATCCCGCGAAGTATAAGGTTTATATACATCAGGATACTTATCTTATTAATCGAGAGATGTTTTATACACTTATTTCCCTTTTTAAAGATAATGAAAAGCTCGGCTTAATTGGAGTAGCTGGAGCCCAATTTTTACCGAGTAACGGGATATGGTGGGAAGGGAAAAATTTAGTAGGGAAAGTGATTGAGTACAGAAGACGGAATTATCAATTATTAAATTTAGATCAGGGGTTTTACGGAAGCCAATCTTTTATGTCGGTGCAGGCAATTGATGGCTTATTCATGGCAACGCAGTATGATATTCCGTGGCGAGAAGATTTGTTTCAAGGGTTCCACTTTTATGATGTATCACAGTCTTTAGAGTTTCAAAGGGCTGGTTATTTAATTGGTATCCCAAATCAATCAAATTTATGGTGTATTCATTATAACGGAGATGAATTTGATGCGGATACATATGAGAAAGATCGAAAAGTGTTTGTAGAACAGTATAAAGATATTTTATCTCCATCATAA
- a CDS encoding sugar phosphate nucleotidyltransferase, translated as MKGIILAGGTGSRLYPITKVTNKHLLPVGRYPMIYHAVYKLKQCEITDIMIITGKEHMGDVVSFLGSGQEFGVSFTYRVQDKAGGIAQALGLCEDFVGNDRMVVILGDNIFSDDIRPYVEEFANQKEGAKVLLQSVDDPERFGVANIQNRKIIEIEEKPKEPQSSYAVTGIYLYDSKVFSYIKELKPSARGELEITDINNWYLKRGVLTYNEMSGWWTDAGTHVSLQRANTLARDINFGKQFNGE; from the coding sequence GTGAAAGGAATTATTTTAGCAGGTGGTACTGGATCGAGGCTATATCCAATAACGAAAGTAACGAATAAACATTTGCTTCCTGTTGGACGTTATCCAATGATTTATCATGCGGTATATAAGCTGAAACAATGTGAGATTACAGATATTATGATTATTACAGGTAAAGAGCATATGGGAGATGTTGTTAGTTTTTTAGGAAGCGGTCAAGAGTTTGGCGTGTCCTTTACGTATCGTGTGCAAGATAAGGCTGGCGGAATTGCACAAGCATTAGGGCTTTGTGAAGATTTTGTTGGGAATGATCGCATGGTAGTTATATTAGGCGATAACATTTTTTCGGATGATATTCGTCCGTATGTTGAAGAGTTTGCAAATCAAAAAGAAGGTGCGAAAGTACTGCTGCAATCTGTAGATGATCCTGAGAGATTTGGTGTAGCGAATATTCAAAATCGTAAAATAATTGAAATTGAAGAAAAGCCGAAAGAGCCGCAAAGTTCCTATGCAGTCACAGGAATTTATTTATATGATTCGAAAGTCTTTTCTTATATAAAAGAATTAAAACCTTCCGCAAGGGGAGAGCTTGAAATTACAGATATCAATAATTGGTATTTAAAACGAGGGGTACTTACTTATAATGAAATGAGCGGTTGGTGGACTGATGCAGGAACTCATGTTTCTCTTCAAAGGGCGAATACGTTAGCGCGGGATATAAACTTTGGTAAACAGTTTAACGGAGAATAG
- the rfbC gene encoding dTDP-4-dehydrorhamnose 3,5-epimerase — MKVIETNFTDAKLLEPRLFGDERGFFTESYNKKVLETLGVTYSFVQDNVSYSAEAGTIRGLHFQKNPKAQTKLIQVMQGAIYDVIVDLRKNSPTFKQWRGYILSADNHRQLLVPKGFAHGFCTLVPHTIVMYKVDEYYSANHDSGVLWDDKDLAIPWPVTSPILSDKDRILPLLQECEDSF; from the coding sequence ATGAAAGTTATAGAAACAAACTTTACCGACGCGAAATTGTTAGAACCGAGGTTATTTGGAGATGAGCGTGGCTTTTTTACTGAAAGTTATAATAAGAAGGTGCTAGAAACATTAGGAGTTACGTATTCATTTGTACAGGATAATGTTTCGTATTCGGCAGAAGCGGGAACGATTCGGGGATTACACTTTCAAAAAAATCCAAAAGCACAAACGAAACTTATTCAAGTTATGCAAGGAGCAATTTATGATGTTATCGTTGATTTGCGAAAAAATTCACCAACGTTTAAACAGTGGAGAGGATATATTTTAAGCGCGGATAATCATCGGCAATTATTAGTGCCAAAAGGATTTGCACATGGTTTTTGTACACTTGTCCCGCATACTATTGTTATGTATAAAGTAGATGAGTATTATAGTGCTAATCATGACTCAGGGGTACTTTGGGACGATAAAGACTTAGCAATTCCATGGCCGGTAACAAGTCCTATTTTGTCTGATAAAGATCGAATATTACCGTTACTTCAGGAATGTGAAGATAGTTTTTGA